In the genome of Sphingomonas naphthae, one region contains:
- a CDS encoding MarR family winged helix-turn-helix transcriptional regulator: MKQKIAKETALWRNRPLQVRPGFLIRRLHQIHLALFTEECTEIGITTVQYSVLTALDQLGAVEQIVLARAIGLDRTNTADVVARLERRGYCSREVSATDKRMKIVAITAAGQALLEQAEQGAARAHSRTLEALSAREQEQFLAMMLRLVEANNVSSRAPVSLSGE; the protein is encoded by the coding sequence ATGAAGCAGAAAATCGCCAAGGAAACCGCGCTCTGGCGTAACCGCCCGCTCCAGGTCCGGCCCGGCTTCCTCATCCGGCGGCTGCACCAGATCCATCTGGCGCTCTTCACCGAGGAATGTACCGAAATCGGCATCACGACGGTGCAGTACAGCGTGCTGACCGCGCTCGACCAACTGGGCGCCGTCGAACAGATCGTGCTGGCCCGCGCCATCGGCCTCGACCGCACCAACACCGCCGATGTCGTCGCCCGCCTCGAACGGCGCGGCTATTGCAGCCGCGAGGTTTCGGCGACCGACAAGCGGATGAAGATCGTCGCCATCACCGCCGCCGGCCAGGCCCTGCTGGAACAGGCCGAACAGGGCGCCGCCCGCGCCCACAGCCGCACGCTGGAGGCCCTCTCGGCGCGCGAGCAGGAGCAGTTCCTGGCGATGATGCTGCGTCTGGTCGAGGCCAACAACGTCTCCAGCCGCGCGCCGGTGTCGCTGAGCGGGGAATGA